Proteins from one Pirellulaceae bacterium genomic window:
- a CDS encoding DUF5050 domain-containing protein translates to MRKAILAGLLLALWSQATFTPRVAFADGIYWTQKHEIWRADLDGSNSEILVSGLTKARGVALDTTADKIYWADYGSDKIQRANLDGSEVEDLVTTGILGPRGLALDSENGKMYWSDKDTDKIQRANLDGTNIEDLVTTGLKYPYTVRLDVRAEKVYWVDRHTRKIQRANLDGTQVEDLVTLSPPHEYITNGFALDTAHDKMYFNLHSATHNSIMSASLSGENVQTVLSGIGFPQGLALDLAAGQMYFAENDEARNTSTITRANLDGSDAEPLATQGHYASVRLIALDFTPVPEPSTVIMLAMGALGLLAVGRKNSTEQKT, encoded by the coding sequence ATGCGAAAGGCAATCCTAGCGGGCCTGCTGCTGGCCTTATGGTCGCAGGCTACTTTCACCCCGCGTGTGGCGTTTGCAGATGGTATCTATTGGACCCAGAAACACGAAATTTGGCGTGCTGATTTGGATGGGAGCAACAGCGAGATTCTGGTATCCGGTCTGACAAAGGCCAGGGGCGTGGCACTCGACACGACCGCTGACAAGATCTACTGGGCTGACTACGGCTCGGACAAGATCCAGCGAGCGAACCTCGATGGATCTGAAGTCGAGGATCTGGTGACCACAGGCATATTGGGGCCACGAGGGCTCGCACTGGATTCGGAAAACGGGAAGATGTACTGGAGCGACAAGGATACGGATAAGATCCAACGGGCGAATTTGGACGGCACCAATATCGAAGATCTGGTTACAACCGGATTGAAATACCCGTACACGGTCAGGCTCGACGTGCGGGCCGAAAAGGTCTACTGGGTTGATCGACATACACGGAAGATCCAACGGGCGAACCTGGACGGAACACAAGTCGAGGATCTTGTAACTCTCTCACCTCCACACGAATACATTACCAATGGTTTCGCATTGGATACGGCCCACGACAAGATGTACTTCAATCTGCATTCGGCAACCCACAATAGCATTATGTCCGCATCACTTTCTGGCGAAAATGTTCAGACCGTCTTGTCTGGAATTGGCTTTCCGCAGGGACTAGCTTTGGACCTTGCCGCAGGGCAGATGTACTTTGCGGAGAATGATGAAGCTCGGAACACAAGCACAATCACGCGCGCGAATCTCGATGGCTCAGATGCCGAGCCGCTAGCGACTCAAGGGCATTATGCTTCTGTCCGGCTTATCGCCTTGGATTTCACGCCGGTCCCCGAACCCTCCACCGTCATTATGCTGGCAATGGGTGCCCTCGGTCTTCTCGCCGTAGGGCGAAAAAACTCGACCGAACAGAAAACCTGA
- a CDS encoding Rrf2 family transcriptional regulator: MKVLQQLARLGYVRTYPGRGGGIALAKDASAITVREVIEAMEGSVGVLDCFQDASFCPMEPGCHLRRLLMHAESAFYEVLGSTSIAQLYRGRRKGGLSILEIEIGGV; encoded by the coding sequence GTGAAAGTACTTCAGCAGTTGGCGCGACTTGGCTACGTGCGAACGTATCCTGGACGTGGCGGCGGCATTGCACTGGCAAAGGATGCGTCGGCGATCACGGTTCGTGAGGTCATTGAAGCAATGGAAGGAAGTGTGGGTGTCTTGGATTGTTTTCAAGATGCCTCGTTCTGCCCGATGGAACCAGGTTGTCACCTTCGACGCTTACTGATGCATGCGGAAAGTGCGTTTTACGAGGTGCTGGGTTCTACCTCGATCGCGCAACTCTATCGAGGTCGCAGAAAGGGTGGGCTTTCAATTCTCGAGATTGAGATTGGAGGCGTATAG
- a CDS encoding HEAT repeat domain-containing protein yields the protein MKDSHWAVRREAAVALDRMRASEPATISALIEATIDENTDVHVASMDAITNLGLPTKTTVSKLIEALNDETVEVREAAIHSRENMGAEAASAIPKLVDMLKDEDADIRLAAIDALNLLMGAEATKASRGWNIFVTAIGSL from the coding sequence ATGAAGGACAGTCATTGGGCTGTTCGTCGGGAGGCTGCCGTTGCACTTGATCGGATGCGAGCGTCGGAACCAGCGACAATATCGGCTCTGATTGAAGCAACAATTGATGAGAATACGGATGTCCACGTTGCGTCTATGGATGCGATTACGAATTTAGGATTGCCGACCAAGACGACGGTGTCGAAGCTAATCGAGGCGTTGAACGACGAGACCGTGGAGGTTCGTGAGGCAGCAATTCATTCCCGAGAGAATATGGGGGCCGAGGCAGCGTCTGCGATTCCGAAGTTGGTCGACATGCTGAAGGATGAGGACGCGGATATTCGTCTTGCGGCGATCGATGCGTTGAATTTGCTAATGGGCGCTGAGGCGACTAAGGCGAGTAGGGGATGGAATATTTTCGTCACGGCGATAGGCTCGTTGTAG
- a CDS encoding integrase core domain-containing protein, with the protein MKQNARELTNFEDGFLSGKQYILMDRNGKFWPTFRDFLNTEGTQPLRLPPRSPDLHAHIERFMRSIKSECLSRMIFFGETSLRRAMNAYIRHYHLERNHQGLDNQIIDPSSEIGHSVGKIECRERLGGLLKYYYCDAA; encoded by the coding sequence ATGAAACAGAACGCCCGTGAATTGACCAATTTCGAAGATGGATTTCTCAGTGGCAAGCAGTACATTCTCATGGACCGTAACGGCAAGTTCTGGCCGACGTTCCGTGACTTCCTGAATACCGAAGGCACTCAGCCACTGAGGCTGCCTCCGCGAAGTCCCGATTTGCACGCGCACATCGAGCGGTTCATGAGAAGCATCAAATCGGAATGTCTTTCACGCATGATCTTCTTCGGCGAGACGTCGCTACGGCGAGCTATGAATGCTTACATCCGCCATTACCATCTCGAGAGGAATCATCAGGGATTGGACAACCAGATCATTGACCCCAGCAGCGAGATCGGGCATTCGGTCGGCAAGATCGAATGTCGCGAGCGGCTCGGAGGACTGCTGAAGTATTACTATTGTGATGCGGCCTGA